In Picosynechococcus sp. PCC 7002, the following are encoded in one genomic region:
- a CDS encoding GntR family transcriptional regulator, with amino-acid sequence MFSFHIQPDSEIPASQQLLDQLQFAIASHQFASEQRLPSLRQLEMMTGLHRNTISKIYRELEVLGLVKLIPGSGVYVQDQRQSPTTPSETTKEPSPQPQAIFDDAIQQLLEAGYSLPQIQQLFTKAVDWRLACAAQVMITVPQRELGAGQWILQEISQAIAIPIQLVPLEALAERLEQVTAATLVTTPYFLQAVAAIAPPNIQIIPVTLHDYGPELAHIKALPPNHCLGLVSLSPGILHAARTIIHSLRGTELTLITSTPTDLPRLQALIRRSHMILCDRLSLETVQQQISRLQPSLSQRPKVFPCNNYISETSLQSLHQALQKS; translated from the coding sequence ATGTTTTCTTTCCACATTCAGCCCGATAGCGAAATCCCTGCGTCCCAACAGCTCCTGGATCAATTGCAATTTGCGATCGCCTCCCATCAGTTTGCGAGCGAGCAACGGCTGCCGAGTTTGCGGCAATTAGAAATGATGACCGGACTCCACCGCAATACTATCAGCAAGATTTACCGGGAGCTTGAAGTCCTGGGCCTCGTCAAGTTAATTCCCGGCTCAGGGGTTTATGTTCAGGATCAGCGCCAGTCCCCCACGACGCCATCCGAAACCACTAAAGAGCCGTCGCCGCAACCCCAGGCTATTTTTGATGACGCAATTCAGCAACTGTTGGAGGCGGGCTATAGTTTGCCCCAAATTCAACAACTGTTTACTAAGGCCGTTGATTGGCGTCTTGCCTGTGCCGCCCAGGTGATGATCACTGTTCCCCAGCGGGAATTGGGGGCTGGCCAGTGGATTTTGCAAGAAATAAGTCAGGCGATCGCCATCCCGATCCAACTGGTTCCCCTAGAAGCATTGGCCGAACGTTTAGAACAGGTCACGGCGGCAACCCTGGTTACTACCCCCTATTTCCTTCAGGCTGTGGCGGCGATCGCCCCCCCGAATATCCAGATTATCCCGGTCACACTCCATGACTACGGCCCCGAACTGGCCCACATCAAAGCGCTTCCCCCCAACCACTGCCTCGGTCTAGTGAGCCTGAGTCCTGGCATTCTCCATGCTGCCCGCACCATTATCCATAGTCTCCGGGGGACTGAGCTGACCCTGATTACTAGCACGCCGACGGATCTGCCTCGTCTCCAGGCGCTAATCCGGCGCAGTCACATGATTTTATGCGATCGCCTTAGCTTGGAAACCGTGCAACAACAAATTAGCCGACTCCAACCCAGTCTTAGTCAGCGACCTAAAGTATTTCCCTGTAACAATTACATCAGTGAAACATCACTACAGTCACTGCATCAAGCCTTACAAAAATCCTAA
- a CDS encoding NAD(P)/FAD-dependent oxidoreductase, with translation MKLSSKNLETRLDTVYDAIIVGGGMGGLSAAIYLARYGLKCLIVEKGRGRSFWMQDLRNYVGLDPETPGRDIILQSTKQAIDWGADHLRGYVEEVTDEGETFAVKVKVGRKNSSYPVFHSKYVVAASGIIDNLPETDDMQNVYDYAGYTLHVCMICDGFDMWDQKAVVIAGTEGQINAAFVLNWFTPYISVLTHGLVEVSDEMKEKLAEHGYPLYEQKIVKFHGENHKMSGVELEDGTIVEATTGLVNMGSTYYNDYLKGIDGLEWDGENLVTNNMCQTTHERIFALGDLKKGLNQVSVAVADGTLAATQIWRNIRRAAPPRKWVENVSEPHPFLNV, from the coding sequence ATGAAGCTTTCTAGTAAAAACCTCGAAACCCGTTTAGATACCGTCTATGATGCCATTATTGTGGGGGGCGGCATGGGTGGTTTATCCGCTGCAATTTACCTCGCCCGCTATGGCCTGAAGTGCCTCATCGTCGAAAAAGGCAGGGGCCGCTCCTTCTGGATGCAAGATCTCCGCAACTATGTCGGCTTAGACCCAGAAACTCCTGGGCGAGATATTATCCTCCAGAGCACCAAGCAGGCCATTGATTGGGGGGCGGATCACCTGCGGGGTTATGTCGAAGAAGTTACTGATGAAGGTGAAACCTTCGCCGTCAAAGTCAAAGTTGGCAGAAAAAATAGTAGCTATCCTGTTTTCCACAGTAAATATGTAGTCGCCGCCTCTGGCATCATCGACAATCTCCCCGAAACCGATGATATGCAAAATGTCTATGATTATGCTGGCTATACGCTCCATGTCTGCATGATCTGCGATGGCTTCGATATGTGGGATCAAAAGGCGGTCGTCATTGCGGGCACCGAAGGACAGATCAACGCGGCTTTCGTCTTAAATTGGTTTACCCCCTACATCTCCGTGTTGACCCATGGCCTCGTGGAAGTGAGCGATGAAATGAAAGAAAAGCTTGCTGAACACGGCTATCCCCTCTACGAACAAAAAATTGTGAAATTCCACGGCGAAAATCACAAGATGAGCGGTGTTGAACTCGAAGATGGCACTATCGTCGAAGCCACGACAGGTTTGGTGAATATGGGCTCGACCTACTACAACGACTATTTGAAAGGGATCGATGGTTTGGAGTGGGACGGTGAAAACCTCGTGACCAACAATATGTGTCAAACGACCCATGAGCGAATTTTTGCCCTGGGTGATCTCAAGAAAGGCCTCAATCAAGTCTCTGTGGCGGTGGCGGATGGTACCTTGGCCGCAACGCAGATTTGGCGCAATATTCGTCGGGCGGCTCCACCCCGCAAGTGGGTTGAAAATGTCAGCGAACCCCATCCTTTCTTAAATGTCTAA
- the mazG gene encoding nucleoside triphosphate pyrophosphohydrolase: MAPKQTTDAILTALQHLIEVVAQLRSPAGGCPWDLEQTPQTLIPYVIEEAYEVVHALRQDDQQAIAEELGDLLLQVVLQAQIAQEYGHFSLQEVAEGISEKLIRRHPHVFGETSASTVAEVRQNWETIKAEEKGESPQTVPQLSRKLDRYNSTLPPLMASLKMSEKAAAAGFEWENIGEVWAKFEEELQEFREALQTENKAHQQAELGDLLFTVVNLARWYDLDPNGALHGTNNRMVQRISLMEKLADKYLTDYSLAELETLWQRAKQHLHQSIDSSD, from the coding sequence ATGGCACCGAAACAAACGACCGACGCAATCCTAACGGCTCTACAACATTTAATTGAAGTTGTCGCCCAATTGCGATCGCCCGCTGGTGGTTGTCCCTGGGACTTAGAACAGACACCCCAAACCTTGATTCCCTACGTGATCGAAGAAGCCTATGAAGTTGTCCATGCTCTCCGCCAGGATGACCAACAGGCGATCGCCGAAGAATTAGGGGATCTCTTACTGCAAGTCGTTTTACAAGCCCAAATTGCCCAGGAATACGGCCACTTCAGCCTCCAGGAAGTCGCCGAAGGCATTAGCGAAAAATTAATTCGCCGTCACCCCCACGTGTTCGGTGAAACCAGTGCCAGCACCGTCGCTGAAGTCCGTCAAAACTGGGAGACCATCAAGGCCGAGGAAAAAGGCGAATCCCCGCAAACTGTGCCCCAGCTCAGCCGTAAATTAGACCGCTATAACAGCACCCTCCCACCATTGATGGCGAGCCTAAAAATGTCCGAAAAAGCTGCCGCCGCCGGATTTGAATGGGAAAACATTGGGGAAGTGTGGGCGAAATTTGAGGAAGAACTCCAGGAATTTCGCGAGGCACTCCAAACTGAGAACAAGGCCCATCAACAGGCTGAACTCGGCGATCTACTATTCACCGTCGTCAATTTAGCCCGGTGGTATGATCTCGATCCCAATGGGGCGCTCCACGGCACCAACAACCGCATGGTGCAACGCATTTCTTTGATGGAAAAGCTTGCAGATAAGTACCTGACAGATTACTCCCTCGCAGAACTAGAAACCCTTTGGCAACGGGCAAAACAACATCTCCACCAAAGCATTGATTCTTCCGACTAG
- a CDS encoding Rne/Rng family ribonuclease: MPKQIIIAEQHQIAAVFWEDQIQEIVVSTGAQQVGDIYLGIVENVIPGIDAAFVNIGDTEKNGFIHVSDLGPIRLRKNSSSITELLEPQQKALVQVMKEPTGNKGPRLTGNITLPGRYVVLMPYSKGVNLSRRISSDSERNRLRALAVLMKPPGMGLLVRTEAEGTDEEAIIEDLELLQKQWEAIQQQANYGRPPTLINRDDDFIQRVLRDMYSDEVNRIVVDSASGMKRVKSQLMNWEGGKAPDGLLIDHHREKQSILDYFRVNAAIREALKPRVELPSGGYIIIEPTEALTVIDVNSGSFTKSATARETVLWTNYEAATEIARQLRLRNIGGVIVVDFIDMDSRHDQLKLLEHFTSILKADKARPQIAQLSELGLVELTRKRQGQNIYELFGKPCAHCNGLGHLVHLPGEEEPVPLQLNILSSLSLQGGARTPGESRPVLSGGRRGTTSHGRRITSRVARSKLINAGNTPAAEPLNLVHHPDYQEQSSNNNNRRRRRRSPEVSSKPVLRDEKETQDNGGDRPSAETPTKEKKETKTSSPQDNSNTSSRYDRRERSRYRRDEPKETVQVEMTEQEKNVYALIGVSPLVRLDAAGKKDPRSTIIEIVRPGSAKETDATSEKVTPVENLEPQQLQIETPETGEVAPEADDTAPQTAQPVETKVSPQAEPEAAEKDAEEKTNGRRRRRRRSSASS, encoded by the coding sequence ATGCCTAAGCAAATTATTATTGCAGAGCAGCATCAGATTGCTGCCGTTTTTTGGGAAGACCAAATCCAAGAAATTGTCGTATCCACCGGTGCCCAACAGGTCGGTGACATCTATCTCGGTATCGTCGAAAACGTCATTCCCGGCATTGACGCGGCCTTTGTCAACATCGGTGACACCGAAAAAAACGGTTTCATCCACGTCAGCGATCTCGGCCCCATTCGACTCAGAAAAAATTCCAGCTCAATCACCGAACTCCTCGAACCCCAACAAAAAGCCTTGGTTCAGGTGATGAAAGAACCCACGGGAAACAAAGGGCCACGGCTCACAGGCAATATTACCCTCCCCGGTCGCTACGTCGTCCTGATGCCCTACAGCAAAGGAGTTAACCTTTCCCGCCGCATCAGTAGTGATAGCGAACGTAACCGTCTGCGGGCCCTCGCCGTGCTGATGAAACCTCCCGGCATGGGACTTTTGGTGCGGACTGAGGCCGAAGGTACCGACGAAGAAGCGATCATCGAAGATTTAGAACTGCTCCAAAAACAGTGGGAAGCGATCCAGCAGCAGGCAAACTACGGCCGTCCCCCGACCCTGATCAACCGCGATGACGACTTTATTCAGCGGGTGCTGCGGGACATGTACAGCGATGAAGTGAACCGCATCGTGGTGGATTCTGCCAGCGGTATGAAACGGGTGAAAAGCCAGCTCATGAACTGGGAAGGGGGGAAAGCGCCCGACGGTTTGTTAATTGATCATCACCGCGAAAAGCAATCGATTCTGGACTATTTCCGGGTGAATGCGGCCATTCGTGAAGCCCTCAAGCCCAGGGTTGAGTTGCCTTCTGGGGGCTACATCATCATTGAACCCACCGAAGCTTTAACTGTCATTGACGTAAACTCTGGTTCTTTTACTAAATCCGCCACCGCACGGGAAACGGTGCTTTGGACGAACTATGAAGCGGCCACAGAAATTGCGCGGCAACTGCGGTTACGCAACATTGGTGGGGTAATCGTGGTGGATTTCATCGACATGGATTCTCGCCATGATCAGTTGAAGTTGCTGGAGCATTTTACAAGTATTCTCAAGGCGGATAAGGCCCGACCCCAGATCGCCCAGTTGTCTGAATTGGGTTTGGTAGAACTGACTCGCAAACGGCAGGGTCAAAATATTTATGAACTGTTCGGTAAGCCCTGCGCCCACTGTAATGGCCTCGGTCACTTGGTACATTTACCCGGTGAAGAGGAACCAGTACCACTCCAGTTAAATATTCTGTCTTCTCTCTCGCTCCAGGGCGGGGCGCGGACACCGGGAGAAAGTCGGCCTGTACTGTCTGGGGGACGGCGCGGCACCACCAGCCACGGACGACGGATTACATCACGGGTTGCTCGGAGCAAGCTGATTAATGCAGGGAATACGCCTGCGGCAGAGCCGTTAAATCTGGTGCATCATCCCGATTATCAGGAACAAAGCAGCAATAATAATAATCGTCGTCGTCGCCGGCGATCGCCAGAGGTTTCGAGTAAGCCGGTGCTCCGGGACGAAAAAGAAACCCAAGATAATGGTGGCGATCGCCCCTCTGCTGAGACGCCAACAAAAGAAAAAAAAGAAACAAAAACGTCTTCGCCCCAAGACAACAGCAATACGTCTTCCCGCTATGACCGCCGCGAACGGAGCCGTTACCGCCGTGACGAGCCCAAAGAAACCGTCCAGGTGGAAATGACGGAGCAGGAAAAAAATGTCTATGCCCTGATTGGGGTATCCCCCCTGGTGCGTTTAGACGCTGCTGGGAAAAAAGACCCCCGCTCAACGATTATCGAAATTGTGCGACCGGGAAGCGCCAAAGAAACCGATGCCACTTCGGAAAAGGTAACACCAGTCGAAAATTTAGAGCCGCAACAACTCCAGATTGAGACCCCTGAAACTGGAGAGGTCGCCCCCGAAGCAGACGACACAGCTCCCCAAACTGCTCAACCCGTAGAAACAAAAGTTTCACCCCAGGCGGAACCGGAAGCAGCAGAAAAAGACGCTGAAGAAAAAACCAATGGCCGTCGCCGTCGCCGTCGCCGTTCTTCCGCCAGTAGTTAA
- a CDS encoding peroxiredoxin — protein sequence MARVPDVVFKTRVRDESVEGPNPYRWEDKTTADIFGGKKVVLFSLPGAFTPTCSSNHLPRYEELYSEFQAQGVDEIICLSVNDAFVMFKWGKEIGADKVFLLPDGNGEFTRKMGMLVEKSNLGFGMRSWRYSMLVEDGEIKKMFVEPDFSDNCPTDPFEVSDADTMLAYIKGESAPGVSEPRKEFVG from the coding sequence ATGGCTAGAGTACCTGACGTTGTCTTCAAAACCCGCGTCCGCGATGAATCCGTAGAAGGCCCCAACCCCTACCGTTGGGAAGACAAAACCACCGCTGACATTTTCGGTGGCAAGAAAGTTGTTCTTTTCTCCCTGCCTGGTGCTTTCACGCCCACTTGTTCCTCCAACCACTTACCCCGTTACGAAGAGCTTTATAGCGAATTCCAAGCCCAGGGCGTTGATGAAATCATCTGTCTGTCTGTAAACGATGCTTTCGTAATGTTCAAGTGGGGTAAGGAGATCGGTGCTGACAAAGTCTTCCTCCTTCCCGATGGTAACGGTGAATTTACCCGCAAAATGGGGATGCTCGTTGAGAAGTCTAACCTCGGTTTTGGGATGCGTTCTTGGCGCTACTCCATGCTCGTCGAAGATGGCGAAATCAAGAAAATGTTTGTAGAGCCTGACTTCTCTGATAACTGCCCCACCGATCCTTTTGAAGTATCTGATGCAGATACCATGCTGGCTTACATCAAGGGCGAATCTGCTCCTGGTGTTTCTGAACCCCGCAAAGAATTTGTTGGCTAA